One window of Polynucleobacter sp. HIN5 genomic DNA carries:
- a CDS encoding ferredoxin--NADP reductase — MATYQTERVLSVKHWNESLFSFTTTRNRGLRFRNGHFLMIGLEVDGKPLARAYSVVSPNYEEHLEFFSIKVPNGPLTSRLQHIQVGDPILVSEKSVGTLVIDDLNPGKHLYLFSTGTGLAPFLSIIRDPDTYERFEKIVLVHGVRVVSELAYQEYLTNELPNDEFLGELVRNQLIYYPTVTREAYSHTGRLTTAIESGKLFTDIGLPPLDPAVDRAMICGSPGMLKETSELLDQRGFKVSPSSGELGDYVFERAFVEK, encoded by the coding sequence ATGGCTACCTATCAAACAGAGCGCGTACTCTCTGTCAAACACTGGAACGAAAGTTTATTTAGTTTTACAACCACCCGAAATCGTGGACTACGCTTTCGAAACGGCCATTTCTTAATGATCGGCCTTGAGGTGGATGGCAAGCCATTGGCTCGCGCCTATAGTGTGGTGAGTCCGAACTATGAGGAGCATTTGGAGTTCTTTAGTATCAAAGTACCCAATGGCCCATTAACTTCGCGACTACAGCACATTCAGGTAGGTGACCCTATTCTTGTGAGTGAGAAATCGGTTGGTACCTTGGTGATTGATGATCTTAACCCGGGAAAGCATTTGTATTTATTTAGTACGGGAACCGGCTTGGCTCCGTTTTTGAGCATTATTCGCGATCCAGATACCTATGAGCGGTTTGAGAAAATTGTTTTAGTTCATGGCGTACGCGTAGTGAGTGAGCTTGCCTATCAAGAGTACCTCACAAACGAATTACCCAATGATGAGTTTTTGGGCGAGTTGGTCCGCAATCAACTGATTTACTACCCCACCGTGACACGCGAGGCCTATTCGCATACGGGTCGATTAACTACCGCGATTGAATCTGGAAAACTATTTACCGATATTGGATTGCCCCCATTGGATCCCGCAGTGGATCGCGCCATGATCTGTGGCAGCCCGGGAATGCTGAAAGAAACCAGTGAGTTATTGGATCAACGGGGCTTTAAGGTCTCTCCATCCTCTGGAGAGTTGGGCGACTATGTCTTCGAGCGGGCTTTTGTCGAGAAGTAG
- a CDS encoding alkene reductase, whose translation MNLFTPVTLGLLSLENRILMAPLTRMRASDDGVPGPLAAEYYAQRASAGLIISEATQISPLGKGYPATPGIYSDAQVAAWRTVTDAVHARGGKIVLQLWHVGRISHSSLHPDEGLPVAPSAIQPAGKVYTASWSLAEYEKPRALTLDEIEKLKADYVHAAQQAKAAGFDGVELHAANGYLLDQFLQDRTNRRTDVYGGSIANRCKLVLEILEAIIPIWGSGRVGIRLSPYGTFNDIADSDPKGLFAYLINALNPFNLSYLHLIEPRATTAGGNDQLVADAPRTGQLFRSLFTGKVVLAGGFDQASAEKAIADGEADAIAFGRLFIANPDLPKRFELNAPLNPYQRATFYGGNEKGYTDYPAL comes from the coding sequence ATGAATTTATTCACCCCCGTCACGCTTGGCTTACTCTCTCTTGAAAACCGAATCCTGATGGCACCCCTAACCCGGATGCGCGCGAGCGATGATGGGGTACCAGGACCATTGGCAGCCGAGTACTATGCGCAGCGTGCCTCTGCTGGCCTCATCATTAGTGAAGCAACGCAGATTTCGCCATTGGGTAAAGGCTATCCAGCAACCCCTGGAATTTATAGTGATGCGCAAGTGGCTGCATGGCGGACTGTGACCGATGCAGTGCATGCGCGGGGCGGCAAAATCGTTTTGCAGTTATGGCATGTTGGACGCATCTCTCACTCCTCACTTCATCCGGATGAAGGCTTGCCAGTCGCTCCCTCAGCAATACAGCCAGCAGGCAAGGTCTATACCGCATCTTGGTCCTTGGCCGAGTATGAAAAACCAAGAGCCTTAACGCTTGATGAAATTGAGAAACTAAAAGCTGACTATGTGCACGCTGCCCAGCAGGCTAAAGCCGCTGGATTTGATGGTGTGGAATTGCATGCAGCCAATGGTTATTTGTTAGACCAGTTTTTACAAGATCGTACCAATCGGCGTACCGATGTGTACGGTGGCTCGATTGCCAATCGCTGCAAGTTAGTGTTGGAAATACTAGAGGCCATCATTCCTATTTGGGGTAGTGGTCGTGTCGGAATTCGTTTATCGCCTTATGGCACATTCAACGATATTGCTGATTCCGATCCGAAAGGTTTATTTGCCTATTTGATTAACGCACTCAATCCATTCAATCTGTCGTATCTGCATTTGATTGAACCGCGCGCAACGACTGCAGGCGGCAATGATCAGCTGGTGGCTGATGCGCCTCGCACAGGTCAACTATTTCGTTCTTTATTTACCGGGAAGGTAGTATTGGCTGGCGGCTTTGACCAAGCTAGTGCTGAGAAAGCGATTGCCGATGGCGAGGCTGATGCGATTGCATTTGGCAGACTATTTATTGCGAACCCAGATTTACCAAAACGCTTTGAGTTAAACGCTCCATTAAATCCCTATCAGCGCGCCACGTTCTATGGTGGCAATGAAAAGGGTTATACCGATTATCCAGCGCTATAA
- the modA gene encoding molybdate ABC transporter substrate-binding protein, translating to MSLRKILLILSCSLFAGLTHAQATFVVVAANMKDAFSEIQNQFQKENKGELKVIYGSSGNFASQIMNGAPFHLFISADEQYPLELFKKGKTINEGTVYAIGKLALITNKGKGIALDGSRGKMADAIKKANKIALAKPELAPYGRASVEYLKANNLWELANSKIVYADNIAMAAMFVTTGSADIGFTALSIAKSSALARQISSVELNDGYQPIKQRMVLIKNPTPDAIRLYEFMQAPKAKEILMAHGYQIAQ from the coding sequence ATGAGCCTTCGTAAAATCCTACTAATCCTTTCTTGTTCTCTCTTTGCTGGGCTTACACACGCTCAGGCGACATTTGTCGTCGTCGCTGCCAATATGAAAGATGCGTTCTCTGAGATTCAGAATCAGTTCCAGAAAGAAAACAAGGGTGAATTAAAGGTCATCTATGGCTCCTCCGGAAACTTTGCCTCACAAATCATGAACGGCGCTCCGTTTCATTTGTTTATCTCCGCGGACGAGCAATACCCCCTTGAATTATTCAAAAAAGGTAAAACGATAAACGAAGGGACCGTCTATGCCATCGGAAAATTAGCGCTGATTACAAATAAAGGTAAAGGAATTGCTCTAGATGGCTCCAGAGGAAAAATGGCAGATGCCATTAAGAAAGCAAACAAGATTGCTCTGGCAAAGCCTGAACTCGCACCGTATGGTCGGGCTAGTGTTGAGTATTTAAAAGCCAATAATCTTTGGGAGCTGGCGAACTCGAAGATTGTGTATGCCGACAATATTGCGATGGCAGCAATGTTTGTAACGACAGGCTCTGCTGACATCGGCTTTACAGCCCTCTCTATCGCCAAATCATCAGCCCTTGCCAGACAGATCTCCTCTGTTGAACTAAACGATGGCTATCAACCAATTAAACAAAGGATGGTATTAATTAAAAATCCTACTCCAGATGCAATACGGCTCTACGAGTTTATGCAAGCGCCCAAAGCAAAAGAGATATTGATGGCCCACGGTTATCAAATTGCACAGTAA